From a region of the Triticum aestivum cultivar Chinese Spring chromosome 7D, IWGSC CS RefSeq v2.1, whole genome shotgun sequence genome:
- the LOC123166111 gene encoding uncharacterized protein, with protein sequence MGARVMAWWRARVVAPMRRACRLAVAAARARVRKGECGVLNLHQDVQTCGYHDVQVMWDMLSSDKEAAAAASAPAKQQQRRRKRPFWRLPPSFWPARSPRAAAAQ encoded by the exons ATGGGGGCGCGCGTCATGGCGTGGTGGCGGGCAAGGGTGGTCGCGCCCATGCGCCGCGCCTGcaggctcgccgtcgccgccgcccgcgcccgcgtcCGCAAGGGCG AGTGCGGGGTCCTGAACCTTCACCAGGACGTGCAGACGTGCGGCTACCACGACGTGCAGGTGATGTGGGACATGctcagctccgacaaggaggccgctgccgccgcctcggcgccggcgaagcagcagcagcggcggcggaagAGGCCGTTCTGGAGGCTGCCTCCGTCGTTCTGGCCCGCCCGGTCGCCGCGCGCCGCTGCAGCGCAGTGA